CTGTCGGCGCTGCTGATGGCCGCGCTGGTCGTCAGTATTTGGGGCATTCATGTGTTTTTGCGCAGTGACAGCGGCAATTTGCATAATCTGTTGCAACGCTTGGCCGACATCATTGACGCCTCGCGCAGCCAAGTGCCGGAGTGGGTCAGTACTTACTTCCCTGATGATGTCGTGGCGCTGCAGGAAATGATCACGCTGTGGTTGCGTGAACATGCCAGTGAAGCGAAGTTGATCGTGCCGGAAGCCGGTCATTTGTTAGTGCACTTGTTGCTAGGTATGATTATCGGCGTCCTGGTGGCCTTGCGCGACATGAATGGGGATGGTCAAGCCAAGCCGTTTGCGGCCGCCTTATTGCAAAGACTGAGAAACCTCAGCCTCTTGTTTGAAAAAATCGTGTTCGCCCAAGTACAAATTTCCCTTATTAATACTGTGCTGGCCGCCATCTATTTGTTAGTGATTCTGCCACTGTCCGGGGTCCATCTGCCGCTGACCAAGACCATGATCGCCATCACTTTCTTGGCCGGCTTGATTCCTGTTGCCGGCAATATTGTCTCGAATTCTTTGCTGGTCATCATTGCTTTGTCGCATTCTCTCAACATCGCCATCAGCTCTTTGTTATTCATGGTTTTGATTCACAAGGCCGAGTATTTTCTCAATGCCCGTATCATTGGCGCACAGGTGAATGCGCGCGCTTGGGAGTTGCTTACCGCGATCTTGGTGTTTGAAACCCTGTTCGGTGTGCCCGGCTTGGTGGCAGCACCGGTGTTCTATGCTTATCTGAAAAAAGAATTAAGCGATCGAGGTTTGGTATGATTCAGTGCAATAATATGGGGTAAGGGAAAAAAGACGACGTCATCCTTATTTTTACCATCACTCTGAAGAAACTCATCATGATTCTGGAAATCGCCGATATACGCATTCAACCCGGCCAGCAAGCCGCTTTTGAATTGGCCATACAACGCGGAGCGAATGAAGTGATCGCTCAAGCGGAAGGTTTTTGTGGTTTTAAAATCAATAAAGGCATTGAGTCGCCGGAACGTTATGTGCTGATGATTTACTGGGCCACGCTGGAAAATCACACTGTTGATTTCCGGCAATCAGAAGCATTCAGCCAATGGCGCGCCATCGTCGGCCCATTTTTCGCCGCAGCACCGGTGGTCGAGCACTTCGATTTACTGGCCAAATCTCCCTCTGCAGCGTAGGTTTATTGCCAAGCACGTCTTGATTCTGGCACTTTCATCCCAACTTAGCACAGTCATCAAGACAGCGGCAGGCCGTTATTCGGCCTGCACCAGCGCTGCACGCAGCAACATCTAAAAGGTCAATATGGTTCCGCATTTGGTCACGGCTTTGAACGGGCCTCTGCTCGATTTAGAAAAAAAAATACTCGAAGCAACACCGGCGATAGAGCGCTGGTTTCGCTTGGAGTGGCAAGAGCACACGCCCCCCTTCTATTGTTCTGTCGATTTACGCAACGCCGGCTTCAAGCTCGCGCCGGTCGACACCAATCTGTTTCCGGGCGGATTCAATAATCTCGCCCCTGAAATGCTGCCCTTGGCCGTGCAAGCGGCGATGGCGGCGATAGAAAAATATTGTCCCGACGCGAAAAACTTGTTGCTGATCCCGGAAAACGACACCAGCAACCCTTGTTATCTGCAACATATTGCCCGGACCATGCAGATTTTCCGTCAGACTGGCCTCAATGTCCGCCTCGGTGCCTTGTCCTCCGACATCACTGAACCTACCCCGATTGACTTGCCAGACGGCAGCCAATTGATACTCGAACCGCTGATTCGTTCACCCAACGGTCGCCGGCTCGGCTTGGAAAATTTCGACCCGTGTACAATTGTACTCAATAATGATTTGTCGACCGGCATACCAGGCATTTTGGAAGACCTCAACGAACAGACCTTATTGCCGCCTTTGCATGCCGGTTGGGCCCTGCGGCGCAAGAGCAATCACTTTTCAGCCTATGATGAAGTGGTCAAAAAGTTCGCCAAAATGGTCGATATCGACCCGTGGATGTTGAATCCCTACTTCATCAAAGTGGTTGGGGTGAATTTTAAAGAACGCACCGGCGAAGATGCCTTGGCCGCTGCGGTCGATACCGTGTTGGCGAAAATCCGCAAAAAA
The sequence above is drawn from the Undibacterium sp. CCC3.4 genome and encodes:
- a CDS encoding AI-2E family transporter; the encoded protein is MNNSKLSHADTASYLLAALALLLVLKAGLLVALFSGLLMFSAIHRTAPLIARRFSRRQPRMIAVALLSALLMAALVVSIWGIHVFLRSDSGNLHNLLQRLADIIDASRSQVPEWVSTYFPDDVVALQEMITLWLREHASEAKLIVPEAGHLLVHLLLGMIIGVLVALRDMNGDGQAKPFAAALLQRLRNLSLLFEKIVFAQVQISLINTVLAAIYLLVILPLSGVHLPLTKTMIAITFLAGLIPVAGNIVSNSLLVIIALSHSLNIAISSLLFMVLIHKAEYFLNARIIGAQVNARAWELLTAILVFETLFGVPGLVAAPVFYAYLKKELSDRGLV
- a CDS encoding antibiotic biosynthesis monooxygenase family protein, translating into MILEIADIRIQPGQQAAFELAIQRGANEVIAQAEGFCGFKINKGIESPERYVLMIYWATLENHTVDFRQSEAFSQWRAIVGPFFAAAPVVEHFDLLAKSPSAA
- the gshA gene encoding glutamate--cysteine ligase, producing MVPHLVTALNGPLLDLEKKILEATPAIERWFRLEWQEHTPPFYCSVDLRNAGFKLAPVDTNLFPGGFNNLAPEMLPLAVQAAMAAIEKYCPDAKNLLLIPENDTSNPCYLQHIARTMQIFRQTGLNVRLGALSSDITEPTPIDLPDGSQLILEPLIRSPNGRRLGLENFDPCTIVLNNDLSTGIPGILEDLNEQTLLPPLHAGWALRRKSNHFSAYDEVVKKFAKMVDIDPWMLNPYFIKVVGVNFKERTGEDALAAAVDTVLAKIRKKYKEYGIKEKPFVIVKADAGTYGMGIMTVHDASEVRDLDRTQRNTMSVIKVGMEVRDVIVQEGVYTFEQIKDAVAEPVVYMIDRYVVGGFYRFHAGRGVDENLNAPGMHFVPLAFAQQPAVPDVKAKPGAATPNRFYLYGVVARLALLAASLEMERTDPNPEIY